Sequence from the Candidatus Woesearchaeota archaeon genome:
ACTGGCAATGAAGAAAAAATAAGTGTAGCAGATGCCATTGCTAAACTTCAAGCATATCAAGCATAATTACTTCTTAGTATTATTAATCAGAAATAAATAACTTCGCCAACGCCAGGTGTGAGGAATTTACCTTTGTTTTTTATTTTAGAAAATTTCTTTTTTGCGCGAGTAAGCGCGTCAAGACTATCATCATCACTTAGCGTGAAGGTTGCGTAGTGCGTTGGGATAAATATTTTTGCTTTGAGTTCATGAAACGCTTGCACTGATTGTTCAGGTTTCATATGATTAGGTAGCATCATTGCAGCAGGTTCATACGCACCAAGAGGCATGAGGGCGATATCAATTTTTGGAAACTTTTTTTGAATGTCTTTGAAGTGATTCGCGTACGCAGTATCTGCAGCAAAGAAAATAGTTTTTGTTTTTGTCTGGAAGAGAAATGAGCCCCATGCACTTTTGTTAATATCAAACAAGCCACGATTCGCCCAATGCTTGGTGGGTAAGAAAAAAACTTTTAGACCAGTTGTTTTGTACTCTTGCCACCAACCAGCCTCTTCTGTTTTGAATTGCGTATTCCACTTCCTAATGTATTTACTCACGCCTAATGGAAGCAACGCCTTTGCTCCTTTACTTGCACTGAGTTGTTTGATAGTTTCTTTATCAAGATGATCGCGATGAATATGAGAAACACAAAGATAATCAATATCAATTAAGTCTTTAGCGTTACAAGGTTTTTCTATTTTTCTTTTCAAATAAAAAAAGCTGTTTAAATTAGGGTCTGTTAACACGCGCTTACCATAAAGAGTGATAATAAAAGAACAATGACCAAGCCAGACAATGGAATCTTTGTTTTTAGGAGGAAGATCTTCTAGCTGTAAGACAGGAATTGTTTCTTTTTGTTTTCGAAGTAATCGTTCTTTACGAGAGCGAGTCAGACTATTCCAAAACGCTTTAAATAAAGAGAACTTAAACTCATTTTCATACTCATTAACATATTTATTTTTTTTAATGGTGTTGCCTGGATAATTCTTTTTTATCGTTGTCAGCTGGGGATTATTTTTTGCCTTCACACCTGCTGAGCACACTTTGGAGTTTATAAAGGTTATTTTGTTGGTTTCTTTGCTGTGCTGCGCAGTATTTTCACGCCGTTGGCTGGTGAAGTCGACTTATAGCTCGCAGTAATTTTACTTCAGGTAAAATGCTCGCTACTACTTTGTCTGCAAGGCAGCACTCTCTTGAAGGGTTTTTAAGAGTAACATATTTAAAGCAAAGGTCTTTTTTCAAGTCTACTTATAGCAGGTATCGGTGGCTTTGAATGGATAAGAAATACGACTTTCTAGCAATAGAAAAAGAAATACTCTCGCTATGGCGAGCACA
This genomic interval carries:
- a CDS encoding MBL fold metallo-hydrolase — encoded protein: MKAKNNPQLTTIKKNYPGNTIKKNKYVNEYENEFKFSLFKAFWNSLTRSRKERLLRKQKETIPVLQLEDLPPKNKDSIVWLGHCSFIITLYGKRVLTDPNLNSFFYLKRKIEKPCNAKDLIDIDYLCVSHIHRDHLDKETIKQLSASKGAKALLPLGVSKYIRKWNTQFKTEEAGWWQEYKTTGLKVFFLPTKHWANRGLFDINKSAWGSFLFQTKTKTIFFAADTAYANHFKDIQKKFPKIDIALMPLGAYEPAAMMLPNHMKPEQSVQAFHELKAKIFIPTHYATFTLSDDDSLDALTRAKKKFSKIKNKGKFLTPGVGEVIYF